The Planktothrix agardhii NIES-204 genomic interval ATTTTCGATCTGGGAGCAAATCTTAAAAAAATAGGAAGAATAAAAATATAATATCTCTAAATTCAAAAAGCCGTGCTATCATTTAAAGCAATTTTGACATGAGGGTATCGTTCAAACAGCAAACAGCAGTTTAACGATATCTTAATGATCTCAATTCTTGAAAAACTAAAAACCTTTATAACAGTCAGGACTTATGGTATCTGCACCAGATAGACCCATGGAGACGAGTAACCCTCTGAGTGAGGATGAACTGCGTAAGATTGATGCCTACTGGCGAGCTTGTAATTATCTAGCCGTTGGCATGATTTATTTACGAGAAAATCCTTTGTTAAAAGAATCCCTAAAGCCCTCAGATGTCAAACATCGGCTGTTAGGACATTGGGGTTCCAGTCCCGGGTTGAGCTTTATCTACATTCACCTCAACCGACTGATTAAAAAATACGACCTGGATATGATTTATCTAGCTGGCCCAGGTCATGGTGCCCCAGGGGTATTAGCTCCGGTTTACTTAGAAGGAACCTACTCAGAAATTTATCCCAATATCAGCGAAGACGCCGAGGGGATGCAAAAATTCTTTAAACAGTTCTCGTTTCCTGGTGGTATTGGGAGCCACTGTACCCCAGAAACCCCCGGTTCCATCCATGAAGGAGGAGAGCTAGGCTATAGTTTATCTCATGCCTATGGGTCTGTGTTTGATAACCCGGACTTAATCTCCGTTTGCGTCGTTGGGGATGGAGAAGCCGAAACCGGAGCTTTAGCAACTGCTTGGCATTCTAACAAATTTATTAACCCGATTCGGGATGGGGCCGTATTGCCTGTTCTGCATTTGAATGGCTACAAAATCGCTAACCCCACTATTTTATCGCGGATTAGCCATGAAGAATTGGAAGCCTTATTTAAAGGTTATGGCTATAAACCCTATTTTGTCGAAGGGTGTGACCCCGCATTGATGCACCAAAAAATGGCAGATATCCTGGAAACAGCCATTTCTGAAATTAAAGCCATTCAAGCTGAAGCCCGGTCAACGGGAATTGCTAAACGTCCCCTGTGGCCGATGATTGTATTGCGGAGTCCCAAAGGCTGGACTGGCCCAACGGAGGTCAATGGCCATAAAGTTGAAGGTTTTTGGCGGTCGCACCAAGTGCCAATGGCTGATGTCACCACCAACCCCACCCATCTCAAGTTATTAGAAGATTGGATGCGGAGTTATAAGCCCGAAGAACTGTTTGATGCCAACGGCCGTTTAATTCCCGAACTGAAAACTTTGGCCCCCCAAGGTACAAAACGAATGAGTGCCAGTCCCCATGCAAACGGGGGTGTGCTGCGTAAAGACCTACGATTGCAGGACTTTCGGGACTATGGTGTGCCTGTGGAATACCCCGGTAAGTCCGAGGTGGAAAATACCAACCCCCTAGGAAAATTCCTCCGGGATGTGATGCGAAATAATCTGCAAAATTTCCGCGTATTTGGCCCCGATGAAACGGCTTCTAATCGCTTAAATGCGATATATGAGGTTAGTAAAAAAACCTGGATGGGGGACTTTTTACCAGAGGATTTAGATGGGAGTGAACTGGCAACCGATGGCCGGGTGATGGAAATCCTGAGTGAGCATACCTTAGAAGGATGGTTAGAAGGCTATTTACTCACCGGACGTCATGGATTTTTCCATACTTATGAAGCCTTTGCTCACGTGATTGATTCGATGTTTAATCAACACGCGAAATGGTTGGATATTTGCCGAAATGAAGTGTCTTGGCGATCGCCAATTTCTTCTTTGAATATTCTCCTATCTTCAACGGTTTGGCGTCAAGATCATAACGGGTTTAGTCATCAAGACCCGGGCTTTTTAGATGTGGTAACGAATAAAAGTGCCAGTGTTACCCGAATTTATTTACCACCCGATGCGAACTGTTTATTATCGGTTGCTGACCATTGTTTAAAGAGTACCAATTATATCAATGTGATTGTGGCAGATAAACAGAAACATCTGCAATTTTTGACAATGGATGAAGCCATTAAACATTGTACAAAAGGGATTGGAATTTGGGAATGGGCAAGCAGTGATGACTGTGGAAAAGATCCTGATATTCCTGATGTAATTATGGCGGGTTGTGGTGATGTGGCGACGATGGAATCTCTCGCAGCTACGGCAATTTTACGCGAAGAAATTCCAGATCTAAAAGTTAGATTTGTCAACGTGGTGGATTTATTTAAGTTACAACCCGATACGGAACATCCCCACGGTTTATCCGACCGAGATTTTGATAGTTTGTTTACGACAGATAAACCAATTATCTTTAATTTCCATGGCTATCCTTGGTTAATTCACAAGTTAGCCTATCGTCGGAAAAATCACGCGAATATGCACGTCAGAGGCTATAAAGAGAAGGGGAATATTAATACTCCTTTAGAGTTGGCAATTAATAACCAAGTTGACCGTTTTAACCTGGTTATAGATGTAATTGACCGAGTGCCTAAATTGGGTTCGGCGGCGGCCTATGTCCGGGAACGGATGAAAAATGCGATCATCGAAAATGTCAATTATGCCCATGAACATGGCATTGACAAAGATGAAATTGTGAATTGGAAATGGCCGTTTTAAATTCCTAGAAACCGGGTTTCTCCCCCAGGGCTGTTTCATTCTCAAGGCAGATTCCTTTGTGACCTCTCCCCCACCCCCTCGACCGCATGGAGAGGGGAGAATTTTTGTTACTCTTAAATCAGAAATGGTATTTAGTAATATTAATTGCTCCCCCTTCCCTTGCAGGGAAGGGGCTGGGGGGTTAGGTCATACAAATTTTGGGAGAAAATGAAACAGCCATGGGGGTTTCTGTATACCCGCACTAAGTCCCCAGAAACCCGGCTTCTCATTATGAACATATATTAATATCCGTCTAAAACCCCTATAAAACGGGGGATTTGACGTATATTCCCGCTTTGTATCCCAGATTTTTGTATTAATTTATTTTCTAAATTAAGTAATTTCACGGGATTTGAGCAGTTTACAACAATTAAAAATTACCTTTAACTGAATGACGTTAAAAATGGCTCTTAATCCTTGCCAGAATTAGGTTTTAACATTTTTTATGGATGACACCTCACTTGCTTTTTTGATACTTAAAAAATATTAGTAATGAGCCCATTTTCGTGATATAATACTTTTTATTGAGATAGAAGGCTTAACTAGGCCTCTGAGAGTAAATGGTATTTCTACCAGAGTCTATCTCCACCCGTTTATTATCAGTATAGGAGCATTATGGATACGGATTTTAGCTCAGACCGCGTAATAGTCAAACTAAAGCCCGGAGCTAATTCCAATGAAATTAGCAACTTACAGGCGCAAATCGGAGTCACAAAAGTTAGCACAGCCTCACAACTTGGGATTGACATTTGGCAGATTCCTTCAGGAACAGTTGAAAAAATAATATCGACTTATAAGAATGATCCCCGCTTCGAGTACATCGAGCCGGATTATATCATCACCCTTGAAGATGTCGAAAAACCGAGTTCTGCTACAGAAAGTTCAGAAAAAATTACTCCCCAAGCCACCACTCCTAACGATCCTGGCTATTCCCAACTTTGGGGACTCAATAACACCGGTCAAAGTGGGGGGACAGCCGATGCCGATATTGATGCTCCCGAAGCGTGGGATATTCAAAAGGGCAACCAAAACTTAGTTATCGGTGTGATTGATACCGGCGTTGATTACAACCACCCGGACTTATCGGCGAATATCTGGACAAATCCAGGGGAAATCGCAGGCGATGGCATTGATAACGACAGTAACGGATATATTGATGATGTCCGGGGTTGGGACTTTGCCTATAACGACAATAACCCGATGGATGTGCATGGACACGGAACCCACGTTGCTGGAACTATTGCCGGAAAAGGTAATAACGGCGTTGGAGTGACAGGGGTTGCTTGGAATGCCAAGATTATGCCACTTAAGTTTTTAAATGATAGTGGTTCCGGCTATACATCCAATGCCATCCTAGCGATTAACTATGCAACAGCCAAGGGAGTCAAACTTACTAATAACTCTTGGGGAGGCGGTGGCTATAGTCAAGCTCTCTACGATGCCATCAATACTGCCGGACAACAGGGAGCGTTATTCATTGCGGCGGCGGGTAATAGTTCGCAAAACACAGACACAACCCCTGCTTACCCGGCCAGCTACGACCTAGCTAATATTATCTCTGTTGCCTCAACCACCCGCACCGATGGATTGTCCTGGTTTTCTAACTACGGAGCCACCACTGTAGATTTAGGTGCGCCCGGTTCGGATATTTATAGCGCCTGGCCTAACTCTACCTACAATACTATCTCTGGGACATCAATGGCATCTCCCCATGTCACCGGGGCGGCGGCGTTGCTGTGGTCTCAAAATCCCACTTGGACAGCACAGCAGGTTAAGAATAGCCTCATGTCAACTGGGGACTCGATTTCTGCCCTCAATGGCAAAACTGTCTCCGGGAAGCGGTTGAATATTTATAACGCTTTAGCACCTGCTGATACCACCCCACCCACAGCCAGCAGTTTCACTCCTGCCGATAATGCCACAGGCGTTGCCGTTGCTGCTAACTTAGTGGTTAACTTCAGTGAAGCGATTCAAAAAGGTAGTGGCAATATTGTTATCAAGAAAGTCTCGGATAATTCTGTTGTCGAAACCATTGCGGTTACTAACAGTAATGTCACCGTTAGTGGCAGTCAACTGACAATTAACCCAACTAATGACTTAGCACAAGGCACAGATTATTATGTAGAAATTGCCAACGGTGCGATTAAGGATATTGCAGGGAATAATTATGCGGGTATTACTGGTAATAGCACTTGGAATTTTACCACCACCAGCCAAAGTTCAGGCTCTTTTACCGAAGATACTTCTATTTCCCTTCCCGGTGTTTACTACAGTTCCGTAGCTTGGGCGGACTACAGCGGAGACGGTAAACAGGACTTCCTGTTGACGGGTTACTCAAATTCAGGCCGCATCTCCAAACTGTACAAAAACACGGGCAGTGGGTTCAGCGAAGATACCACTATTTCCCTTCCTGGTGTCGATG includes:
- a CDS encoding putative D-xylulose 5-phosphate/D-fructose 6-phosphate phosphoketolase: MVSAPDRPMETSNPLSEDELRKIDAYWRACNYLAVGMIYLRENPLLKESLKPSDVKHRLLGHWGSSPGLSFIYIHLNRLIKKYDLDMIYLAGPGHGAPGVLAPVYLEGTYSEIYPNISEDAEGMQKFFKQFSFPGGIGSHCTPETPGSIHEGGELGYSLSHAYGSVFDNPDLISVCVVGDGEAETGALATAWHSNKFINPIRDGAVLPVLHLNGYKIANPTILSRISHEELEALFKGYGYKPYFVEGCDPALMHQKMADILETAISEIKAIQAEARSTGIAKRPLWPMIVLRSPKGWTGPTEVNGHKVEGFWRSHQVPMADVTTNPTHLKLLEDWMRSYKPEELFDANGRLIPELKTLAPQGTKRMSASPHANGGVLRKDLRLQDFRDYGVPVEYPGKSEVENTNPLGKFLRDVMRNNLQNFRVFGPDETASNRLNAIYEVSKKTWMGDFLPEDLDGSELATDGRVMEILSEHTLEGWLEGYLLTGRHGFFHTYEAFAHVIDSMFNQHAKWLDICRNEVSWRSPISSLNILLSSTVWRQDHNGFSHQDPGFLDVVTNKSASVTRIYLPPDANCLLSVADHCLKSTNYINVIVADKQKHLQFLTMDEAIKHCTKGIGIWEWASSDDCGKDPDIPDVIMAGCGDVATMESLAATAILREEIPDLKVRFVNVVDLFKLQPDTEHPHGLSDRDFDSLFTTDKPIIFNFHGYPWLIHKLAYRRKNHANMHVRGYKEKGNINTPLELAINNQVDRFNLVIDVIDRVPKLGSAAAYVRERMKNAIIENVNYAHEHGIDKDEIVNWKWPF